One segment of Spiroplasma cantharicola DNA contains the following:
- a CDS encoding ribosomal-processing cysteine protease Prp, with the protein MVKAKIVEKNNKINSFVINGHANSADYGNDLVCAAITGIVSGALNALDIKFNKNLNIKVDEKKIEIEVIVNDTILNQLLEFMIIQLETIEVQYPKNFRIERMI; encoded by the coding sequence ATGGTAAAAGCTAAAATTGTTGAAAAAAACAACAAAATAAATTCATTTGTAATAAATGGTCATGCAAATTCAGCAGATTATGGAAATGATCTTGTATGTGCAGCTATTACAGGCATAGTTTCAGGTGCATTAAATGCATTAGATATTAAATTTAATAAAAATTTAAATATTAAAGTTGATGAAAAGAAAATTGAAATAGAAGTTATAGTAAATGATACAATTCTAAATCAACTACTTGAATTTATGATTATTCAACTGGAAACTATTGAGGTTCAATACCCAAAGAATTTTAGAATAGAAAGGATGATTTAA
- the greA gene encoding transcription elongation factor GreA, with protein sequence MTDKDIILTAEGLKELKEELTHLINNVRPQVIEELVEARAQGDLSENADYDAARNRQAEVEARIKEVEAMLSKAKIIKDSNSKNKEVKIGSQVSFTSQKTKKEMTVKIVGAIEADPFENKISNESPLAKAMMGKVVGDSVEVRELKEPYKITIKDIK encoded by the coding sequence ATGACAGATAAAGATATTATTTTAACAGCAGAGGGTCTTAAAGAATTAAAAGAAGAGTTAACTCATTTAATTAATAATGTACGTCCACAAGTTATTGAAGAACTTGTTGAAGCTCGTGCTCAAGGAGATTTATCAGAAAATGCTGATTATGATGCTGCAAGAAATAGACAAGCAGAAGTAGAAGCAAGAATTAAAGAAGTAGAAGCAATGCTTTCTAAAGCAAAAATTATTAAGGATTCTAATTCTAAAAATAAAGAAGTAAAAATTGGAAGTCAAGTTTCATTTACAAGTCAAAAAACTAAAAAAGAAATGACTGTAAAAATTGTTGGAGCTATTGAAGCAGATCCATTTGAAAACAAAATTTCAAATGAATCACCATTGGCTAAAGCAATGATGGGTAAAGTTGTTGGAGACTCTGTTGAAGTAAGAGAACTAAAAGAACCTTATAAAATAACAATTAAAGATATTAAGTAG
- a CDS encoding J domain-containing protein has product MKRGNNMSFLMLTLTFLLLVLLLSFFCKIRIRKSKKISKDNMNIEVALKNFKSTFASQKDKKILIKELDLVESFNKFPFKSDFKEIKIKYKNESLIQNLENTQNSFYDYWASKEFDFFIIFENLSKNNFVIFSTKNLLLIYKDFLGQTFNLYKSTFILEVLPAVIFKQEKREYKKIKPENLNEFIDSQFIKFSQELNKIIKMIEIELRVKSKESKIDYQITEENLKLIEAYKILQVLPTDSDDKIRKAYLRLAKMYHPDKNKNVNAKEKMAQINDAYDIVVKERNKN; this is encoded by the coding sequence ATGAAAAGAGGAAATAATATGTCTTTTTTAATGTTGACACTTACTTTTTTATTATTAGTTCTTCTTTTATCTTTTTTCTGTAAGATTAGAATACGAAAGAGCAAAAAAATTAGTAAAGATAATATGAACATAGAGGTGGCTTTAAAAAATTTCAAGTCTACTTTTGCAAGTCAAAAAGATAAAAAAATTTTGATAAAAGAATTGGATTTAGTAGAAAGTTTTAATAAATTTCCTTTTAAATCAGATTTTAAAGAAATAAAAATTAAATATAAAAATGAATCTTTAATTCAAAATCTTGAAAATACACAAAATAGCTTTTATGATTATTGAGCAAGTAAAGAGTTTGATTTTTTTATAATATTTGAAAATTTGTCAAAAAATAATTTTGTAATCTTTTCGACCAAAAATTTATTATTAATATATAAAGATTTTTTAGGGCAAACCTTTAATTTATACAAATCTACTTTTATTTTAGAAGTTTTACCTGCTGTTATTTTTAAACAAGAAAAAAGAGAATATAAAAAAATTAAACCAGAAAATCTAAATGAATTTATTGATAGTCAATTTATTAAATTTTCTCAGGAACTGAATAAAATAATTAAAATGATTGAAATTGAATTAAGAGTTAAATCAAAAGAGAGTAAAATAGATTATCAAATTACTGAAGAAAATTTAAAATTAATAGAAGCTTATAAGATTTTGCAAGTACTGCCAACTGATTCAGATGACAAAATTAGAAAGGCTTATTTAAGACTTGCTAAAATGTATCATCCAGATAAAAATAAAAATGTAAATGCAAAAGAAAAAATGGCACAAATTAATGATGCATATGATATTGTAGTAAAAGAGAGAAATAAAAATTAA
- the uvrC gene encoding excinuclease ABC subunit UvrC, translating into MENIVKNLPEKPGCYLYKNKKEQIIYVGKAKNLKKRVSSYFNKAHNYKTTQLVRNICDIETIVTENEKESLILEQNLIKKYRPRYNIVLNDDKKYPYIAITKEQDPIYVYTRNFDNKNQISFGPLPDGTSARNILKTLERIYPLRRCKGNLGKPCIHFHIDQCSGACFKEVEPKYYQDQITKVKNFFNRTNDDFKNKLEEKMIIAADNLQFEEAQRIKEIIAHLNFSIVEQFVDFNDNLNRDVFNYFETEEYICFVVLFYRSGKLILKDQLIIKNSLEDLVSLFENFIMQIYLKNMLPDYIILPPILKNTSLNFLFQEKITYGNDETSLKILDLAKNNAQEYIRQQELYKNQKSISKEELLDNLQKTLKLPNYPYHIEMFDVANILDEFVTGAMVVFKGAQPSFNDFRKYNIIIDEKGDFQRMQNMIYRRYQKEVGEQKNLPDLIIMDGGKIQVSAAKSQLELLDLNIPIIGLVKNDKHKTEYILNHDSQEIYLDKSQEVFKFLELIQERVHNYAIAGFRKKHNKSFTRDDLSAIKGVGEKMIQKINTQFPSRMDFYNASFEEIKSIVKKDEIVLAIKEIKNQLDNKK; encoded by the coding sequence ATGGAAAACATAGTTAAAAATTTACCAGAAAAACCTGGTTGTTATTTATATAAAAATAAAAAAGAACAGATAATCTATGTTGGAAAAGCTAAAAATCTTAAAAAGAGAGTTTCAAGTTATTTTAATAAAGCACATAATTATAAAACAACCCAACTTGTTAGAAATATATGTGACATTGAAACTATAGTTACTGAAAATGAAAAGGAGTCATTAATTTTAGAGCAAAATCTTATAAAAAAATATCGCCCAAGATATAATATTGTATTAAATGATGATAAAAAATACCCATATATTGCTATTACAAAAGAGCAAGATCCAATTTATGTTTATACTAGAAATTTTGACAATAAAAATCAAATATCTTTTGGACCTCTTCCTGATGGAACTAGTGCTAGAAATATTTTAAAAACTTTGGAAAGAATTTATCCATTGAGAAGATGTAAAGGAAATTTGGGTAAACCTTGTATTCATTTTCATATTGATCAATGTTCAGGTGCATGTTTTAAAGAAGTTGAACCAAAATATTATCAAGATCAAATAACTAAAGTTAAAAATTTTTTTAATAGAACAAATGATGATTTTAAAAATAAATTAGAAGAAAAAATGATTATTGCTGCTGATAATCTTCAATTTGAAGAAGCTCAAAGAATAAAGGAAATTATTGCTCATTTAAACTTTTCAATTGTAGAACAATTTGTGGACTTTAATGATAATTTAAATCGAGATGTTTTTAATTATTTTGAAACAGAAGAATATATTTGTTTTGTTGTTTTATTTTATAGAAGTGGTAAATTAATTTTAAAAGACCAATTAATTATAAAAAATAGTTTAGAAGATTTAGTTTCTTTATTTGAAAATTTTATTATGCAGATATACTTAAAAAATATGCTTCCTGACTATATTATTCTTCCTCCAATATTAAAAAATACAAGTTTGAATTTTTTATTTCAAGAAAAAATAACTTATGGCAATGATGAGACTAGTTTAAAAATATTGGATCTTGCAAAAAATAATGCTCAAGAGTATATTAGACAACAAGAATTATACAAAAATCAAAAATCAATTAGTAAAGAAGAGCTACTAGATAATTTACAAAAAACTTTAAAACTGCCAAATTATCCATATCATATTGAAATGTTTGATGTAGCTAATATTTTAGATGAATTTGTAACTGGGGCAATGGTTGTTTTCAAAGGAGCTCAGCCAAGTTTTAATGATTTTAGAAAGTACAATATTATCATTGATGAAAAAGGTGATTTTCAAAGAATGCAAAATATGATTTATAGAAGATATCAAAAAGAAGTTGGTGAACAAAAAAACCTCCCTGATTTAATTATTATGGATGGGGGTAAAATACAAGTAAGTGCCGCTAAGTCACAATTAGAATTATTGGACTTAAACATTCCTATAATTGGACTTGTTAAGAATGATAAACATAAAACTGAATATATTTTAAATCATGACTCACAAGAAATATATTTAGATAAATCTCAAGAGGTTTTCAAATTTTTAGAACTGATTCAAGAACGAGTTCATAATTATGCAATTGCTGGCTTTAGAAAAAAACATAATAAATCATTTACAAGAGATGATTTATCTGCAATTAAGGGAGTTGGTGAAAAAATGATCCAAAAAATAAATACGCAGTTTCCTTCTAGAATGGATTTTTATAATGCCAGTTTTGAAGAAATAAAGAGTATTGTTAAAAAAGATGAAATTGTTTTGGCAATTAAAGAAATAAAAAACCAATTAGATAATAAAAAATAG
- the rsmI gene encoding 16S rRNA (cytidine(1402)-2'-O)-methyltransferase, translating to MLKVQSTFKNNLPTIYLVGTPIGNLNDISKRVIETFENVEVIYCEDTRVSIKLIEKLKLSKKLKSLHKFNEYSVSPNLIEDLNKYKNIAIISDAGVPCISDPGAIVIRELIEKNIEVNITSINCGPAYIHAIVACGFVAKRNLFLGFIDKKNIEKELQKILNDNHNNDVIISFYESVHRIQSTLNQLALLLNENTNVVVVRELTKLNEEFLRGTIFEICDYINNNQLVLKGEFCIVIDSKFTLKNDTKVDMEKVISEVQKLISQNISKKDAIKNISKKYSVNKNELTKYFYKE from the coding sequence ATGTTAAAGGTTCAAAGCACATTTAAAAATAATTTACCAACAATATATTTAGTTGGAACTCCAATTGGTAATTTAAATGATATTTCAAAAAGAGTTATTGAAACCTTTGAAAATGTTGAAGTTATATATTGTGAAGATACTAGAGTAAGTATTAAATTAATAGAAAAATTAAAACTTTCAAAAAAATTAAAATCACTACATAAATTCAATGAATATTCTGTTTCACCAAACTTAATAGAAGATCTTAATAAATATAAAAATATAGCAATAATTAGTGATGCAGGAGTTCCTTGTATTAGTGATCCAGGAGCAATTGTAATTAGAGAGCTTATAGAAAAAAATATAGAAGTAAATATAACTTCAATCAATTGTGGTCCAGCATATATTCATGCAATAGTAGCATGTGGTTTTGTGGCAAAAAGAAATTTATTTTTAGGTTTTATAGATAAAAAAAATATTGAAAAGGAACTACAAAAAATATTAAATGACAATCATAATAATGATGTAATAATTTCCTTTTATGAATCAGTTCATAGAATCCAATCAACTTTAAACCAGTTAGCTTTACTTTTAAATGAAAATACAAATGTGGTAGTTGTAAGAGAATTGACAAAATTAAATGAGGAATTTTTAAGAGGTACAATTTTTGAAATTTGTGATTATATTAATAATAATCAATTAGTTTTAAAAGGTGAATTTTGTATTGTGATTGATTCAAAATTTACTTTAAAAAATGATACAAAAGTTGATATGGAAAAAGTAATAAGTGAAGTTCAAAAATTAATATCACAAAATATTAGTAAAAAAGATGCTATTAAAAATATCTCAAAAAAATATAGTGTAAATAAAAATGAATTAACAAAATACTTTTATAAGGAGTAA
- the rpmA gene encoding 50S ribosomal protein L27: MRFLLGLQYFASKKGVGSTRNGRDSESKRLGAKKADGQFANAGSIIFRQRGTKIHPGVNVGRGGDDTLFALVSGIVKYQRFGKNRTRAVVIPQESK, encoded by the coding sequence ATGCGTTTCTTATTAGGATTACAATATTTTGCTTCTAAAAAAGGAGTAGGGTCAACTAGAAATGGTCGTGACTCAGAATCAAAGCGTTTAGGAGCTAAAAAAGCAGATGGTCAATTTGCTAATGCAGGTTCTATAATTTTTAGACAAAGAGGAACAAAAATCCATCCAGGTGTAAACGTTGGACGTGGTGGAGATGATACATTATTTGCTTTAGTATCAGGAATAGTAAAATATCAAAGATTTGGTAAAAACAGAACTAGAGCTGTTGTTATTCCCCAAGAATCTAAATAA